Proteins from a single region of Chengkuizengella sediminis:
- the nikC gene encoding nickel transporter permease produces MAELAPNKAPQQSVRGSRFLLWLDAWKSFKKNKLAVVGLIIVTIFISLAIFAPYITPEGINEQKLADRLLPPSSEHLLGTDDFGRDILSRVIHGARISLWVGFVSVIGSIVVGCLLGILAGYYGRWVDTLISRFFDIMLAFPSMLLAIAIVSVLGPSLRNALIAIAIINVPNFGRLIRSKVLSIKQEEYITAAKAIGMRDRRILFRHILPNSMAPIIVQGTLAIATAIIEAAALGFLGLGAEPPNPEWGKMLADSKEYLVQAPWTMFFPGIAIMLTVLGFNLMGDGLRDALDPRMKN; encoded by the coding sequence ATGGCAGAACTAGCTCCAAATAAAGCTCCACAGCAATCCGTAAGAGGAAGTCGTTTTCTTTTGTGGTTAGATGCTTGGAAAAGTTTTAAAAAAAATAAATTAGCCGTTGTAGGTTTAATTATCGTTACCATTTTTATAAGTTTAGCAATTTTTGCTCCGTATATAACACCTGAAGGCATTAATGAGCAAAAACTAGCGGATCGATTATTGCCGCCTTCAAGTGAACACTTGTTAGGAACAGATGATTTCGGAAGAGATATTTTATCACGTGTAATTCACGGAGCTCGAATATCACTGTGGGTTGGATTCGTTTCAGTTATAGGATCTATTGTGGTTGGTTGTTTACTGGGAATCTTAGCTGGTTATTACGGGAGATGGGTGGATACTCTCATTTCTAGATTTTTTGATATTATGCTTGCCTTTCCTAGTATGTTACTAGCCATTGCGATTGTTTCAGTATTAGGTCCTTCATTAAGAAATGCACTGATAGCGATAGCTATTATTAATGTGCCTAATTTTGGCCGCTTAATTAGATCAAAAGTTTTAAGCATCAAACAAGAAGAATATATTACAGCGGCTAAAGCAATTGGGATGCGAGATCGTAGAATTTTATTTCGTCATATTTTACCAAACAGTATGGCTCCAATTATTGTTCAAGGTACATTAGCTATAGCAACTGCTATTATTGAAGCTGCTGCTTTAGGTTTTCTGGGGTTAGGAGCAGAACCTCCAAATCCAGAGTGGGGAAAAATGTTAGCAGATTCAAAGGAGTATTTAGTACAAGCACCTTGGACGATGTTCTTCCCAGGGATTGCAATCATGTTAACTGTACTTGGCTTTAATTTAATGGGTGATGGATTAAGAGATGCTTTGGATCCAAGAATGAAAAACTAA
- a CDS encoding ABC transporter permease subunit has protein sequence MFSYTIRRLLMLIPVLFGMTFIVFFMIRAIPGDPAQVILGQLATEDAINSLRAELGLDQPWFTQYFEYLKQLFTLDLGESLRTKAEVSGEIWPYLAATFELSFVALLIAVVVGVNAGIISAWFQKSWFDYTAMVVALVGVSMPIFWLGLMEQWIFSVQLDWLPPSKRENVKNPVETITHFYLIDTILQGRMDQFIDVLKHLIMPGIALATIPMAIIARITRSSMLEVMRSDYIRTARAKGQKMFWVVYKHSLKNAVIPVLTVTGLQTGLLLGGAILTETIFSWPGIGRYIYNAIEFRDYPVIQSGILIVATIFVLINLIVDLLYAFIDPRIKYN, from the coding sequence GTGTTCAGTTATACCATTAGACGACTTTTAATGTTGATACCCGTTTTGTTTGGAATGACATTTATCGTATTTTTTATGATTCGAGCGATTCCAGGTGATCCTGCTCAAGTGATTTTAGGTCAGCTTGCTACGGAGGATGCCATTAACAGTTTAAGGGCAGAACTAGGGCTTGACCAACCATGGTTTACTCAGTATTTTGAATATTTAAAACAGTTATTCACGTTGGATTTAGGTGAATCACTTAGAACGAAGGCAGAGGTAAGTGGAGAGATATGGCCTTATTTGGCGGCTACCTTTGAGCTCTCGTTCGTAGCTTTGCTTATTGCTGTAGTTGTTGGTGTGAATGCCGGGATTATCAGCGCATGGTTTCAAAAATCTTGGTTTGATTATACAGCAATGGTAGTTGCACTCGTAGGGGTTTCCATGCCAATATTTTGGCTAGGTTTGATGGAACAGTGGATTTTTTCTGTTCAACTTGATTGGTTACCTCCTTCAAAGCGAGAAAATGTTAAAAATCCTGTTGAAACCATTACTCATTTCTATTTAATTGATACGATATTACAAGGTAGAATGGATCAGTTTATAGATGTGTTAAAGCACTTGATTATGCCTGGTATAGCACTTGCAACTATACCAATGGCTATTATTGCAAGAATTACTCGCTCCAGTATGTTAGAAGTTATGCGTTCTGATTATATTAGAACAGCTAGAGCAAAGGGGCAGAAGATGTTTTGGGTTGTGTATAAACATTCTTTAAAAAATGCAGTCATTCCAGTATTAACTGTAACCGGTTTGCAAACAGGACTATTGTTAGGCGGAGCAATATTAACAGAAACTATTTTTTCATGGCCTGGGATTGGGCGATATATTTATAATGCAATTGAATTTCGGGATTATCCTGTCATTCAGTCTGGAATATTAATCGTAGCAACTATTTTTGTATTGATTAACCTTATTGTTGATTTATTATATGCATTTATCGATCCTAGAATTAAATACAATTAA
- a CDS encoding ABC transporter substrate-binding protein, with protein sequence MKKKSIFLALVFIFVLGIALVGCGSEAPTEETQGETNENNEETNDDQNQQSEESSTESTLVFGRGADSVDLDPALVTDGESIKVTLNIYDTLVKYGDVDTSIEPSLATDWTTSDDGLTYTFNLREGVKFHDGTDFNADAIVYNFERWANGEKSSFYYYGSMFGGFKGDEGHVIQEVKAVDELTVEFTLSRPQAPFLQNVAMPPFAIASPAALEEHGESFTENPVGTGPFVFQEWKRNDRVVLVKNENYWMKDYPKLEKVIFVSIPDNATRLNELIAGEIDIADGVSPNDSTRIEGEGDLQLFVRPSMNVGYLGLTNTRPPFNEKLVRQALNHAVDKEGIIAAFYAGQAVPAKNPLPPVIAGYNDDIDPYPYDLEKAKELLAQAGYPDGFEMELWAMPVPRPYMPDGQKVAEVIQSSFAQIGVKAKIVSYEWATYLEKARNGEADAFLLGWTGDNGDADNFMYVLLDQDNIGSNNYAYYSNPELHDILIEAQSNPDQAAREELYKEAQAIIHEDAPWIPLVHSTPILGGKNNVNDFFAHPTGSQALTKVYFD encoded by the coding sequence ATGAAAAAAAAGAGTATTTTTCTTGCACTAGTGTTTATTTTTGTTCTGGGAATTGCTTTAGTTGGTTGTGGCTCTGAAGCTCCAACTGAAGAAACACAAGGGGAGACAAATGAAAACAATGAGGAGACTAATGATGATCAGAACCAACAATCAGAGGAGAGTTCTACAGAAAGCACTCTAGTGTTTGGGCGTGGCGCTGATTCAGTTGATTTAGACCCTGCTTTAGTCACAGATGGTGAGTCCATTAAAGTAACTTTAAACATTTATGATACTTTAGTGAAGTATGGTGATGTAGATACTTCTATTGAACCGAGTTTGGCAACTGATTGGACAACAAGTGATGATGGATTAACATACACTTTTAATCTTCGCGAGGGAGTAAAGTTCCACGATGGTACAGACTTTAATGCAGATGCAATTGTTTATAACTTTGAGCGTTGGGCAAATGGTGAAAAATCTTCATTCTATTATTATGGATCTATGTTTGGAGGATTTAAAGGGGATGAAGGTCATGTCATTCAAGAAGTAAAAGCGGTTGATGAGCTTACGGTTGAATTTACACTAAGTCGACCACAAGCACCGTTTCTACAAAATGTAGCAATGCCTCCGTTTGCGATTGCTAGTCCTGCAGCTTTAGAAGAACATGGGGAGAGTTTTACAGAAAATCCAGTCGGGACTGGCCCGTTTGTATTTCAAGAATGGAAAAGAAATGATCGCGTTGTTTTAGTAAAAAATGAAAATTATTGGATGAAGGATTATCCAAAACTAGAAAAAGTTATATTTGTTTCTATTCCAGATAACGCAACAAGATTAAATGAATTAATTGCGGGAGAGATAGATATTGCGGATGGAGTAAGTCCAAACGACAGTACAAGAATTGAAGGGGAAGGCGACTTGCAATTGTTCGTTCGACCTTCTATGAATGTTGGTTATTTAGGTTTAACGAATACAAGACCACCATTCAATGAAAAACTTGTTCGTCAAGCCTTAAACCATGCCGTTGATAAAGAAGGTATTATTGCAGCTTTTTATGCAGGACAAGCAGTACCGGCTAAAAACCCATTACCACCTGTTATTGCTGGATATAATGATGACATCGATCCATATCCATATGATTTAGAAAAAGCGAAAGAATTATTAGCACAAGCAGGATATCCTGATGGTTTTGAAATGGAACTGTGGGCTATGCCAGTACCACGTCCTTATATGCCTGACGGTCAAAAAGTAGCAGAAGTTATTCAAAGTAGCTTTGCACAAATTGGTGTAAAGGCTAAAATCGTATCTTATGAATGGGCTACTTATTTAGAAAAAGCAAGAAATGGTGAAGCAGATGCATTCCTATTAGGTTGGACTGGGGATAATGGAGATGCTGATAACTTTATGTATGTCTTGTTAGATCAAGATAACATTGGAAGTAACAACTACGCTTATTACAGTAATCCTGAATTACATGACATCTTAATTGAAGCACAATCAAACCCTGATCAAGCAGCACGTGAGGAGCTTTATAAGGAAGCACAGGCGATTATTCATGAAGATGCACCGTGGATTCCTTTAGTGCATTCAACTCCAATTCTTGGTGGAAAGAACAATGTTAATGACTTTTTCGCTCATCCAACAGGTTCTCAAGCTTTAACAAAAGTTTATTTTGACTAA
- a CDS encoding ABC transporter ATP-binding protein produces MTKTLLEVEKMKKYFPINGGILGRKIGDVKAVDDVSFSVFEGETFGLVGESGCGKSTTGRTLLRLQEPTDGKVKFNEKELTSLSSNELRTVRRDVQMIFQDPFASLNPRHTVEKILEEPLIVHKIGTPKERKQMVIEMLETVGLSSYHAKRYPHQFSGGQRQRIGIARALMTKPKLIIADEPVSALDVSIQSQILNLLDDLQKAFSLTYIFIAHDLGVVRHICNRVAVMYLGKIVELSSSEKLYNKPLHPYTEALLSSVPIPDPTFEREHIELTGEMPSPSNPPQGCSFHTRCPQCMEICKTVQPEFEEIEQDHYVACHLYNKNEQL; encoded by the coding sequence ATGACAAAAACACTATTAGAAGTTGAAAAAATGAAGAAGTATTTTCCGATTAATGGTGGAATTCTAGGGCGGAAAATAGGGGATGTAAAGGCGGTAGACGATGTGTCGTTCTCTGTATTTGAAGGAGAGACCTTCGGCCTAGTGGGGGAGAGTGGTTGTGGAAAATCTACAACTGGAAGAACACTTCTTCGCTTACAAGAACCTACTGATGGAAAGGTCAAATTTAACGAAAAGGAATTAACAAGTCTAAGTTCAAATGAATTGCGTACGGTTAGAAGAGATGTTCAGATGATCTTTCAAGATCCATTCGCTTCTCTTAACCCTAGGCATACAGTTGAGAAAATATTAGAAGAACCTTTAATCGTTCATAAAATAGGTACCCCTAAAGAACGCAAACAAATGGTTATCGAAATGCTGGAAACAGTAGGTTTGAGCAGCTATCATGCAAAACGGTATCCCCATCAATTCAGCGGTGGGCAGCGACAGCGTATTGGTATAGCACGTGCTCTAATGACGAAACCAAAACTCATCATAGCGGATGAACCTGTTTCTGCATTGGACGTCTCAATTCAATCACAAATATTAAATTTACTAGATGATCTGCAAAAGGCATTTTCATTAACCTATATATTTATAGCACATGATTTAGGGGTTGTTAGACATATTTGTAATCGTGTAGCCGTTATGTATTTAGGTAAAATAGTAGAATTATCCAGCAGTGAAAAGCTTTATAACAAACCACTGCATCCATATACTGAGGCTCTTCTAAGTTCAGTGCCTATTCCTGATCCTACATTTGAGAGGGAACATATTGAGTTAACAGGGGAAATGCCAAGTCCTTCAAATCCACCACAGGGATGTTCATTTCACACAAGATGTCCACAATGTATGGAGATTTGTAAGACAGTTCAGCCAGAGTTTGAAGAAATTGAGCAAGATCATTATGTTGCTTGTCATTTGTACAACAAGAACGAGCAGCTTTAG
- a CDS encoding ABC transporter ATP-binding protein, protein MSETSVLQVNGLKTSFFMDKSEVPAVDDIDFNLKQGEIIAIVGESGCGKSVTSLSIMGLVPHPPGKVVGGEIIFNDENILKASESKMRDIRGNEIAMIFQEPMTSLNPLFTIGNQIMEAILIHRKWNKKQAEMKAIEYLKLVGLPRAEELMNEYPHQLSGGMRQRVMIAMAMVCEPKVLIADEPTTALDVTIQSQILALMKRLNKQLNTSIILITHDLGVVSEICERVIVMYAGKIVEETDVKTIFESPQHPYTKGLIQSVPDIRDKKSRLYSIPGNVPIPGSIKQGCRFADRCDFVMDKCKVETPELVTIETNHKVRCFLHEESEENTYDKNTIRS, encoded by the coding sequence ATGAGTGAAACTTCTGTATTACAGGTAAATGGACTAAAAACCTCTTTTTTTATGGATAAATCCGAAGTGCCAGCTGTTGACGATATAGATTTCAACTTAAAACAAGGGGAGATTATTGCGATAGTAGGAGAATCCGGATGTGGCAAAAGTGTTACTTCCCTTTCAATAATGGGACTAGTACCTCACCCCCCAGGTAAAGTTGTGGGCGGAGAGATTATTTTTAACGATGAAAATATTTTAAAAGCTTCTGAATCAAAAATGAGGGATATACGTGGAAATGAGATAGCTATGATATTTCAGGAACCTATGACTTCTTTGAATCCGCTTTTTACCATTGGTAATCAAATCATGGAAGCGATCTTAATTCATCGTAAATGGAATAAAAAGCAAGCAGAAATGAAAGCGATAGAATATTTAAAGTTAGTCGGTCTACCTCGTGCAGAGGAATTGATGAATGAATATCCTCATCAGTTATCTGGAGGAATGAGACAGAGGGTTATGATTGCAATGGCAATGGTTTGTGAACCGAAAGTATTAATCGCTGATGAACCAACTACAGCTTTAGATGTTACAATTCAGTCACAAATCTTGGCTTTGATGAAGAGATTAAATAAACAGCTAAATACATCTATTATACTTATCACACATGATCTTGGCGTTGTATCAGAAATATGTGAAAGAGTCATTGTCATGTATGCAGGGAAAATAGTTGAGGAAACGGATGTTAAAACGATATTTGAGAGTCCGCAGCACCCATATACTAAAGGTTTAATTCAATCTGTACCTGATATTCGTGATAAAAAGAGTCGTTTATACTCAATTCCAGGAAATGTACCGATTCCTGGGTCTATTAAACAGGGGTGTAGATTTGCTGATCGGTGTGATTTTGTCATGGATAAATGTAAAGTAGAAACACCAGAATTAGTTACAATTGAAACTAACCATAAGGTTCGTTGCTTTTTACATGAGGAAAGTGAGGAAAATACGTATGACAAAAACACTATTAGAAGTTGA
- a CDS encoding diacylglycerol/lipid kinase family protein, whose protein sequence is MIGFVVNPVSGNGRGLKVWHEIRHILNEKDIKYVESFTNKVGSGTTCTLHLINKYKPNIIVAVGGDGTVHEVINGIYQADVNNKVHFGYIPSGSGNDYARGVNLPKHHLKALEIILHSNQRKTLDLLKIDNEVAVCSIGAGLDGKIAQITNDAKYKKWFNGLRLGGLAYVISLFRVLFSFRTSDITLNIDGELKQLKNVWFITVSNLPYYGGGMIINPDASPNDKKAEICIISNINRLELLTLFPLVYFGKHARHKAVSFFSGKKIEYAPNHYLTTQADGETIKVNKYKIEVLSSHITVVK, encoded by the coding sequence ATGATAGGTTTTGTTGTGAACCCCGTTTCTGGGAATGGAAGGGGTCTTAAAGTTTGGCATGAAATTAGACATATATTAAATGAAAAAGACATAAAATATGTTGAAAGTTTTACTAATAAAGTAGGTTCTGGAACAACATGTACACTACATTTAATTAATAAATATAAACCTAATATCATTGTAGCAGTTGGAGGTGATGGAACCGTGCACGAAGTTATCAATGGGATCTATCAAGCTGACGTTAACAACAAAGTCCATTTTGGGTATATTCCTTCTGGTTCTGGAAACGATTATGCTAGGGGAGTAAACTTGCCAAAACATCACTTGAAAGCACTTGAAATAATCTTACACTCAAATCAACGTAAAACATTAGATCTATTAAAAATTGATAATGAAGTCGCAGTATGTTCTATTGGTGCTGGTTTAGATGGAAAAATAGCTCAAATCACGAACGACGCTAAGTATAAAAAATGGTTTAATGGTCTTCGTCTTGGAGGTTTAGCTTATGTGATCTCATTATTTAGAGTATTATTTTCTTTTCGTACCAGTGACATCACTTTAAATATTGATGGAGAACTAAAACAACTTAAGAATGTATGGTTCATCACTGTTTCTAACCTTCCATACTATGGGGGCGGGATGATCATTAATCCAGATGCGAGCCCAAATGATAAAAAAGCGGAGATTTGTATTATTAGCAATATCAATCGATTAGAACTTCTAACACTATTTCCTCTTGTATATTTTGGAAAACATGCTAGACATAAAGCAGTGAGTTTCTTTTCTGGGAAAAAGATAGAATATGCACCAAACCATTACCTTACCACTCAAGCAGATGGAGAAACTATAAAAGTGAATAAATATAAAATTGAAGTTTTGTCCAGCCATATCACAGTTGTCAAATAA
- a CDS encoding basic amino acid ABC transporter substrate-binding protein: MKKNLLIVLLISMVAILAACGGGDKVIVGTDAAFAPFESLDGEEIVGFDVDLLAAVMEEAGLDYELNNIGWDPIFPSLKNGSIDIAISGITITDERNEEYDFTRPYFESTHMIAFYEGTDIKTATDLEGKVIGVQTGTTGQFAAESIVGELNPDLQLFETTALALAALKQGNIEAVVTDIAVAAEFVKNNPDDNVQLVSDAENFEAEYYGLMIADGSELKETLDKALTTVIEDGKYAEIYEKWFGTSPDVETLLNQQ, encoded by the coding sequence ATGAAAAAGAATTTATTAATTGTATTGTTGATTAGTATGGTCGCGATTTTAGCTGCTTGTGGCGGTGGAGATAAAGTCATTGTGGGTACTGATGCTGCATTTGCTCCATTTGAATCATTGGATGGGGAAGAGATTGTTGGGTTTGATGTGGATTTATTAGCTGCAGTTATGGAAGAAGCAGGTCTTGATTATGAATTAAACAATATTGGATGGGATCCAATATTCCCTTCATTGAAAAATGGAAGTATTGATATTGCAATATCTGGAATTACAATTACAGATGAACGTAATGAGGAATATGATTTCACGAGACCATATTTTGAATCCACTCATATGATTGCTTTTTACGAAGGAACAGATATTAAAACTGCTACTGATTTAGAAGGAAAAGTCATTGGAGTTCAAACAGGTACAACTGGACAGTTTGCTGCTGAATCAATAGTTGGTGAATTAAACCCTGACTTACAATTATTTGAAACAACAGCACTTGCACTAGCTGCTTTAAAACAAGGAAACATTGAAGCTGTAGTTACTGATATTGCTGTAGCTGCAGAATTTGTTAAGAACAACCCTGACGATAATGTTCAACTAGTATCAGATGCTGAAAATTTTGAAGCAGAATATTATGGATTAATGATTGCAGATGGTAGTGAATTAAAAGAAACGTTGGATAAAGCATTAACAACGGTCATTGAAGACGGAAAATATGCTGAGATTTATGAGAAATGGTTTGGTACATCACCTGATGTTGAAACATTACTAAATCAACAATAG
- a CDS encoding amino acid ABC transporter permease, producing MKGTLYTLGISLSAILIGCVLGLFIALGRLSPFSIIRLPFVWYITFFRGTPLLVQIFIIYLGVAPLFISGVGSTKAVISAIIALSLNSAAYLAEIYRAGIQSIDSGQVEAGRSLGMNKIQTMRYIVLPQSIKRMIPPFGNEFITLVKDSSLASAIAAPEILYWARAVNTRFFITWEPFILISLIYLVITLSLTYLLNYIEKRWNIDDNR from the coding sequence ATGAAAGGAACATTATACACATTAGGCATCTCTTTATCAGCTATTCTTATTGGGTGTGTATTGGGTTTATTTATTGCACTAGGACGGTTGTCACCTTTTTCAATTATCAGATTACCTTTCGTTTGGTATATTACTTTTTTCAGAGGTACACCTTTATTAGTTCAAATTTTTATCATTTACCTAGGAGTTGCTCCACTATTCATTAGTGGTGTTGGCTCTACTAAAGCTGTTATATCTGCGATCATTGCACTTTCATTAAATTCAGCAGCTTATTTGGCAGAAATTTATAGAGCTGGTATTCAATCCATAGATAGTGGACAAGTTGAAGCAGGACGCTCCTTAGGTATGAATAAAATTCAAACGATGAGGTATATTGTTTTACCCCAATCCATTAAAAGAATGATTCCTCCATTTGGTAACGAGTTTATTACTTTAGTTAAAGATTCTTCATTAGCTTCTGCTATTGCAGCTCCAGAAATACTTTATTGGGCACGAGCAGTAAATACAAGATTTTTTATTACTTGGGAACCATTTATATTGATTTCTTTAATATACCTTGTTATCACTTTATCTCTAACTTACTTATTAAATTACATCGAAAAGAGGTGGAATATCGATGATAACCGTTAA
- a CDS encoding amino acid ABC transporter ATP-binding protein yields the protein MITVKNLKKSFGDNEVLKDINLQIEPQEVVVIIGPSGSGKSTCLRCMNLLESITAGEVQIEGVNLTDKNTNINEIRTEVGMVFQQFNLFPHKSVLENITLAPIKVRKWSREKAEKVALDLLEKVNLSEKANAYPNSLSGGQKQRVAIARALAMEPKIMLFDEPTSALDPEMVGEVLDVMKQLAKEGMTMVVVTHEMGFAREVGDRVIFMDEGYIVEENVPEKLFDYPSHERTKSFLSKVL from the coding sequence ATGATAACCGTTAAGAATCTAAAAAAATCCTTTGGAGATAACGAAGTCTTAAAAGATATTAATCTTCAAATTGAACCTCAAGAGGTCGTTGTTATCATAGGACCTTCTGGGTCAGGAAAATCAACCTGCTTACGTTGTATGAATTTGTTAGAGTCCATTACAGCTGGTGAGGTCCAAATCGAGGGTGTGAATCTTACAGACAAAAATACAAATATAAATGAGATTCGTACAGAGGTAGGTATGGTATTTCAGCAGTTTAATTTGTTTCCACATAAATCTGTGCTTGAAAACATTACTCTTGCACCCATTAAAGTTAGGAAATGGTCTAGGGAAAAAGCAGAAAAAGTGGCATTAGATCTCCTGGAAAAAGTAAATTTATCCGAAAAAGCTAATGCATACCCTAATTCCTTATCCGGTGGACAAAAACAACGTGTTGCCATTGCAAGAGCTTTGGCGATGGAACCTAAAATCATGCTGTTTGACGAACCTACTTCTGCACTTGATCCTGAAATGGTAGGAGAAGTATTAGATGTTATGAAGCAGTTAGCTAAAGAAGGTATGACAATGGTTGTAGTCACACATGAGATGGGGTTTGCACGTGAGGTAGGAGATCGAGTAATTTTCATGGATGAAGGTTATATCGTTGAAGAAAATGTACCTGAAAAATTATTTGATTACCCATCTCACGAACGAACAAAATCATTTTTAAGCAAAGTACTCTAA
- a CDS encoding zinc ribbon domain-containing protein has translation MSMLDKLKKGFSEAGNKAKEVIEINQLKFKISVKQKEIDNKFMYIGEKIYNQYQNQDLIELDQDMEMMCNDIEQLKNEIKQIDLQVKELSNQKECSCGHLVDINDNYCQVCGHKFEVKVVQNVYGADYEYTNIKSRNEDRFTCSFCDEELEHSVDVCPQCGHSTMNL, from the coding sequence ATGAGTATGTTAGATAAATTGAAGAAAGGGTTTTCTGAAGCAGGGAATAAAGCAAAAGAAGTGATTGAAATCAATCAATTAAAATTTAAAATTTCTGTGAAACAGAAAGAAATAGATAATAAGTTTATGTATATTGGAGAAAAAATATATAATCAATATCAAAATCAAGATCTAATTGAATTGGATCAGGATATGGAAATGATGTGTAATGATATTGAACAGTTAAAAAATGAAATTAAGCAAATTGATTTACAAGTGAAAGAATTATCAAATCAAAAAGAATGCAGCTGCGGTCATTTAGTGGATATTAATGACAATTATTGCCAAGTTTGCGGACATAAATTTGAAGTAAAAGTTGTACAGAACGTATATGGTGCAGACTATGAATATACAAATATCAAGTCAAGAAATGAGGATCGATTTACTTGTTCCTTCTGCGATGAAGAGTTAGAGCACTCGGTTGACGTTTGCCCGCAATGTGGTCATTCAACAATGAATTTATAA
- a CDS encoding MFS transporter, producing the protein MFFWSFSVLIGEVPTGVFADRFGAKVSFLTGSVIKFFSISILLFADEPWMFFLYAALNGFSVTFFSGADEALIYESLKESDEQHLMDQAMGKIQSAGFISMIIAVIFGSVLAKDLKDEQFILLILLGLIFQLIVFLLLFYVKNPKHQTSYRDNPLKQVNAGVEAIRRSPLLLILFLNVSLVFIPAGAVYEKFDPIILTNAGLPVIFIGVVYSIVAIISFFVSRSIGVFTKRFSRIFLMNITGLLAVGGLLLSAIFGEILWVILASFFILRFVRAIRYPIYSQLSNDIIPSDVRATTISLLSIIDSLFDLIIFASLASIALYGLNKILLACSLIAFIGTLLPIKRKVK; encoded by the coding sequence ATGTTTTTTTGGAGTTTTTCTGTTTTAATCGGTGAAGTTCCAACAGGTGTTTTTGCAGATCGTTTTGGGGCTAAGGTTTCTTTCCTCACTGGTTCTGTTATTAAGTTTTTCAGTATTTCAATTTTACTATTTGCTGATGAACCATGGATGTTTTTTTTATACGCGGCTTTAAACGGATTTTCAGTTACATTTTTTTCAGGTGCTGATGAAGCTCTGATTTATGAATCGTTAAAGGAAAGTGATGAGCAACATTTAATGGATCAGGCGATGGGAAAAATTCAATCGGCTGGTTTTATATCAATGATCATTGCGGTTATTTTTGGATCCGTATTGGCGAAAGATCTTAAAGATGAGCAATTTATTTTATTAATTCTGTTAGGTCTCATTTTCCAATTGATTGTGTTTTTGCTCTTATTTTACGTAAAAAACCCAAAACATCAAACATCTTATAGAGACAATCCGTTAAAACAAGTTAATGCAGGAGTAGAAGCTATCCGAAGAAGTCCGTTGCTTCTCATCTTGTTTTTAAATGTATCATTAGTATTTATTCCTGCCGGGGCAGTATATGAAAAGTTTGATCCTATCATTTTAACAAATGCAGGTCTACCTGTTATATTTATAGGGGTAGTTTATTCGATAGTAGCCATCATCAGTTTTTTTGTTTCAAGATCTATCGGTGTATTTACAAAAAGGTTTTCGAGAATATTTTTAATGAATATAACTGGTCTCTTAGCAGTCGGAGGACTTTTACTTTCGGCAATTTTCGGAGAAATATTATGGGTTATATTAGCTTCATTTTTTATATTGAGATTTGTACGTGCAATTAGATACCCCATATATTCTCAGCTAAGTAATGACATTATTCCTTCTGATGTTCGAGCAACAACAATTTCTTTGTTATCGATTATTGATTCGTTATTTGATTTAATCATTTTTGCTTCATTAGCCAGTATAGCCTTATATGGATTGAATAAAATACTGCTAGCTTGTTCCTTAATTGCTTTCATTGGAACGTTGCTTCCTATCAAGAGAAAAGTTAAATAA
- a CDS encoding cupin domain-containing protein — MKMLRFDQEVGKEITAFDSKNLIMSRIIKESDSLHISCMFIGPDGVVGHHQALGSQLFLVVSGEGFVRGKEDIKTPIKEGQAAFWEPGEWHETTTEKGMTAIVIEGENIDVSALFLI, encoded by the coding sequence ATGAAAATGTTAAGGTTTGATCAAGAAGTTGGCAAGGAAATTACCGCTTTTGATAGTAAGAATCTAATCATGTCTCGAATTATTAAGGAGTCAGATTCATTACATATCAGTTGCATGTTCATTGGTCCTGATGGTGTTGTAGGTCATCATCAAGCATTAGGTTCGCAATTATTTTTAGTAGTAAGTGGTGAAGGATTTGTTCGAGGTAAAGAGGACATTAAAACACCAATTAAAGAAGGTCAAGCTGCTTTTTGGGAGCCAGGTGAATGGCATGAAACAACTACTGAAAAGGGAATGACAGCGATTGTAATTGAAGGAGAAAATATCGATGTATCTGCTTTATTTTTAATATAG